The following are encoded together in the Triticum dicoccoides isolate Atlit2015 ecotype Zavitan chromosome 6B, WEW_v2.0, whole genome shotgun sequence genome:
- the LOC119324506 gene encoding glycine-rich cell wall structural protein 1.8-like, with protein sequence MESGGKQWQAQLAGLALAFLLFAPALVQCAGAEADGEKDGLSSPGKTVPPVPPGWTGDSGSAQGSIPDGSTWKYEWGWAAGPVGKGSGFGYGYGGSGDAGGGGQGGGSGVGSGRTFGPRDRGYGGYPGGYGGNGAGGYNGEGAFGGEDGGAGWNKRGGFRGGGWR encoded by the coding sequence ATGGAGAGCGGCGGTAAGCAATGGCAAGCGCAGCTGGCGGGGCTCGCGCTCGCGTTCCTCCTCTTTGCGCCTGCGTTGGTGCAGTGCGCGGGCGCCGAGGCCGACGGCGAGAAGGACGGGCTGTCGTCGCCGGGGAAGACTGTGCCGCCGGTTCCGCCTGGGTGGACCGGCGACTCGGGGTCCGCCCAGGGGTCCATCCCTGACGGTTCCACCTGGAAGTACGAGTGGGGATGGGCTGCCGGGCCTGTTGGAAAGGGCTCCGGTTTCGGATACGGTTACGGTGGCAGCGGTGATGCAGGCGGCGGGGGCCAAGGTGGTGGCAGTGGCGTAGGAAGCGGAAGAACGTTTGGTCCACGCGATCGCGGATACGGTGGATATCCCGGTGGCTATGGTGGCAACGGTGCTGGTGGTTATAATGGGGAAGGAGCGTTTGGCGGCGAAGATGGTGGCGCTGGCTGGAACAAGCGCGGTGGATTCCGCGGTGGAGGGTGGCGTTAA